Proteins found in one Osmerus mordax isolate fOsmMor3 chromosome 20, fOsmMor3.pri, whole genome shotgun sequence genomic segment:
- the erbin gene encoding LOW QUALITY PROTEIN: erbin (The sequence of the model RefSeq protein was modified relative to this genomic sequence to represent the inferred CDS: inserted 1 base in 1 codon; deleted 1 base in 1 codon), which translates to MQDRGALRTRVGLPEGFTQLLSLXQLYLNDAFLEFLPASFGRLTKLQILELRENQLKMLPKSMHKLTQLERLDLGSNEFTEVPEVLEQLTGIKELWMDGNRLTFLPGMLGTLKQLAYLDVSKNNLEMVDEQISGCENLQDLLLSNNALTQLPGSIGSLKKLTALKVDENQLIYLPDSIGGLAALDELDCSFNEIEALPPSIGQCVSLRTFAADHNFLAQLPSEMGNWKHATVLFLHSNKLESLPEEMGDMQKLKVINLSDNKLRNLPYSFTKLSQMTAMWLSENQSKPLIPLQKDEDPETHKTVLTNYMFPQQTRTEEYIPNSDSESFNPSLWEEQRKQRAQVAFECDEDKDERETPPREGNLKRYPTPYPDELKSMVKTAQSVAHRLKEDESSDESGRDARPSERKHVGVQDVGVKVIEGPCANGKPLEMEPKAPIYVEDSTAPLSRDTSESFNSQKTSLQSSDNTRTMMNHEDTLEDSDELSSEEDEMKVAEMRPPLIEISINQPKVVALSKDKKDDGKDADSLLDDTVANSNQNNSNCSSPSRMSDSVSLTTDSSQDNSLCTPERETKMPFIPKTRQEDENMNQRRETAPLLQNGNGSDTSLQALLKSQQQGYDKPEQPGDFQLSMEERLALIQKDLNNGDAYTKWDQINMNVAKPAPPPPDNMVRPGVPDTPENGPAPVDNVGRLENGNRPGERLNGRGGAAEPGGVRATASAGVTATSDMSLSRSTEELSPEKRCPPAPAAVAKSQSIANMEGGGGGMKLYGVEADGGGCYEPGAAARMAGAGPVPQGQSIVRSKSASLLNDQTLQVYPGSSASSSDLLSGSSKPPASTSRYPVPSSMAMGLPPPQYNVQYTSSAMPKDALWNQRTSVPPPDHQAYLPPPQHSLANTNYSNRNQAPPYPHPPPPQQRGPAGGAKLPGEMWAKERLLPSGGQARSSTLQRQSSNSSTVSMGDPRRVQAGEGEYMTYRDIHTLGRGPLAMAQAMQRPLSARTYSIDGPTCARPHALARPPPNELPERTMSVSDFNYQHVSPSKRPHARVKSEHCLLDGPGGRVPTDWRDQVMRHIEAKKMEKNALSRSYNSHLAPLSCSAPYASSREALHASQGSLLFSSGDARPYGARGFCDDGFPPQGQQSYTMDRKVPLMNGQVRAPMSSSQAPMARHPSREQLIDYLMLKVSQQPGGPPRLPHDILQQEMRVKVEKNPELGFSISGGVGGRGNPFRPDDNGIFVTRVQAEGPASKILQPGDKIIQANGYNFVNIDHGNAVSLLKTFPSTVDMIIIRELAA; encoded by the exons GCTTCCAGAAGGATTCACCCAGCTCCTCAGCC ACCAGCTCTACCTGAACGACGCCTTCCTGGAGTTCCTGCCTGCCAGCTTCGGCAg gtTGACCAAGCTGCAGATCCTGGAGCTGAGAGAGAACCAGCTGAAGATGTTGCCAAA aagcatgcacaaactcacacagcTGGAGCGACTGGACCTGGGGAGCAACGAGTTCACTGAAGTG ccTGAGGTGTTGGAGCAGCTCACAGGGATCAAGGAACTATGGATGGATGGGAACCGACTCACCTTTCTACCTGGG aTGCTGGGGACTCTGAAGCAGCTGGCTTACCTTGACGTGTCCAAGAACAACCTGGAGATGGTGGACGAGCAGATCTCTGGCTGTGAGAACCTGCAAGACCTGCTGCTGTCCAACAACGCACTCACacagctgcctggctccatag gctcccTGAAGAAGCTAACTGCTTTGAAGGTGGATGAGAACCAGCTTATATACCTCCCAGACTCCATTGGCGG GCTGGCAGCGCTGGACGAGTTGGACTGCAGCTTCAACGAGATCGAGGCTCTGCCCCCGTCCATCGGGCAGTGTGTCAGCCTGCGCACCTTCGCCGCCGACCACAACTTCCTGGCTCAGCTGCCGTCCGAG atGGGCAACTGGAAACACGCCACCGTGCTGTTCCTCCACTCCAACAAGCTGGAGTCCCTGCCGGAGGAGATGGGCGACATGCAGAAGCTCAAGGTTATCAACCTCAGCGACAACAA GCTGAGAAACCTGCCCTACAGTTTCACCAAGCTGAGCCAGATGACCGCTATGTGGCTGTCGGAGAACCAG TCCaagcccctcatccccctgcaGAAGGATGAGGACCCGGAGACCCACAAGACGGTCCTCACCAACTACATGTTCCCCCAGCAGACCCGCACAGAGGAGT ACATCCCCAACTCGGACAGCGAGAGcttcaacccctctctctgggAGGAGCAGCGCAAGCAGCGGGCGCAGGTGGCTTTCGAGTGTGACGAGGACAAGGACGAGAGGGAGACGCCTCCGAGG gagggCAACCTGAAGCGCTACCCCACGCCATACCCCGACGAGCTGAAGAGCATGGTGAAGACGGCCCAGTCTGTGGCCCACCGCCTCAAGGAGGACGAGTCGAGCGACGAGTCGGGGAGAGACGCCAGGCCCAGCGAGCGGAAGCACGTGGGCGTGCAGGACGTGGGCGTCAAG gtGATCGAGGGTCCCTGTGCCAACGGCAAACCACTAGAGATGGAGCCCAAGGCGCCCATCTACGTAGAGGACTCCACGGCGCCGCTCTCCAGGGACACCTCGGAGTCCTTCAACTCCCAGAAGACCTCGCTGCAGAGCTCGGACAACACCAGGACCATGATGAACCACGAGGACACCCTCGAG GACTCGGACGAGCTGTCGTCGGAGGAGGACGAGATGAAGGTGGCGGAGATGAGGCCCCCGCTGATCGAGATCTCCATCAACCAGCCCAAAGTGGTGGCCCTAAGTAAGGACAAAAAAG ACGACGGGAAAGACGCCGACTCGTTGCTGGACGACACGGTCGCCAACAGCAACCAGAACAACAGCAACTGCTCGTCGCCGTCGCGCATGTCCGACTCAGTGTCCCTGACGACGGACAGCAGCCAGGATAACTCCCTCTGCACcccggagagagagaccaagatgCCCTTCATCCCCAAGACCAG aCAGGAGGACGAGAACATGAACCAGAGGAGGGAGACGGCCCCCCTGCTCCAGAACGGCAACGGCTCCGACACgtccctgcaggccctgctcaaGAGCCAGCAGCAGGGCTACGACAAGCCCGAGCAGCCCGGGGACTTCCAGCTGTCCATGGAGGAGCGCCTGGCCCTCATCCAGAAGGACCTGAACAACGGCGACGCCTACACCAAGTGGGACCAGATCAACATGAACGTGGCCAAGCCCGCCCCGCCGCCGCCGGACAACATGGTCCGGCCGGGCGTCCCGGACACGCCCGAGAACGGGCCCGCCCCCGTGGACAACGTGGGCCGCCTGGAGAACGGCAACCGGCCGGGCGAGCGCCTGAACGGTCGGGGGGGGGCGGCCGAGCCGGGCGGCGTGCGGGCGACGGCGTCGGCGGGGGTGACGGCGACCAGCGACATGTCGCTGTCCCGCAGCACCGAGGAGCTGTCCCCGGAGAAGAGGTGCCCCCCCGCCCCGGCGGCGGTGGCCAAGTCCCAGAGCATCGCcaacatggaggggggg ggcggcgggatGAAGCTGTACGGCGTGGAGGCCGACGGCGGCGGCTGCTACGAGCCGGGCGCCGCGGCCAGGATGGCGGGCGCCGGCCCTGTGCCCCAGGGGCAGAGCATCGTCCGGAGCAAGTCGGCCTCGCTGCTCAACGACCAGACCCTCCAGGTGTACCCCGGCTCCTCTGCCTCGTCCTCTGACCTGCTGTCCGGCTCCTCCAAGCCCCCCGCCAGCACCAGCAGGTACCCCGTCCCCTCCAGCATGGCCAtgggcctcccccctccccagtacaACGTCCAGTACACCAGCAGCGCCATGCCCAAAGACGCTCTCTGGAACCAGAGGacctccgtccctcccccagaccaccaggcctacctccctcctccccagcactCCCTCGCCAACACCAACTACTCCAACCGCAACCAGGCGCCCccgtacccccacccccctccgccCCAGCAGAGGGGCCCCGCGGGGGGGGCCAAACTGCCTGGGGAGATGTGGGCCAAGGAGCGCCTGTTGCCCTCCGGTGGGCAGGCGCGGAGCAGCACCCTGCAGAGGCAGAGCAGCAACTCGTCCACCGTCTCCATGGGCGACCCGCGGCGCGTGCAGGCGGGCGAGGGCGAGTACATGACCTACAGGGACATCCACACCCTGGGCAGGGGGCCCCTGGCCATGGCCCAGGCCATGCAGAGGCCCCTGTCGGCGCGCACGTACAGCATCGACGGCCCCACGTGCGCCCGGCCCCACGCCCTCGCCCGGCCTCCGCCCAACGAGCTGCCCGAGAGGACCATGTCGGTCAGCGACTTCAACTACCAGCACGTCAGCCCCAGCAAGAGGCCCCACGCCCGGGTCAAGTCTGAGCACTGTCTGCTGGACGGGCCCGGGGGCAGGGTGCCCACCGACTGGAGGGACCAGGTGATGCGACACATCGAGGCCAAGAAGATGGAGAAG AACGCGCTGTCACGGTCCTATAACTCCCATTTGGCCCCGCtgagctgctctgctccctACGCCAGCTCTAGAGAGGCCCTGCATGCCAGCCAAGGCTCTCTGCTCTTTAGCTCTGGAGACGCCAGGCCCTACGGAGCCAGGGGCTTCTGT gatGACGGTTTCCCTCCCCAAGGCCAACAGAGCTACACCATGGACCGAAAA gtGCCTTTGATGAACGGTCAGGTGCGAGCCCCGATGTCGTCGTCTCAAGCCCCCATGGCGCGTCACCCCTCCAGGGAGCAGCTCATCGACTACCTGATGCTCAAGGTCTCCCAGCAGCCCGGGGGGCCCCCGCGTCTCCCCCACGACATCCTGCAGCAGGAG ATGCGTGTCAAAGTGGAAAAGAACCCGGAGCTGGGTTTCAGCATATCAGGCGGGGTCGGGGGGAGAGGAAACCCCTTCCGTCCCGACGACAAC GGCATATTTGTGACCAGGGTCCAAGCGGAGGGGCCCGCTTCCAAGATCCTCCAGCCCGGAGACAAGATCATTCAG GCGAACGGATACAACTTTGTGAACATCGATCACGGAAACGCCGTGTCCCTCCTGAAGACTTTCCCCAGCACTGTGGATATGATCATCATCAGAGAGCTGGCCGCATAG